A DNA window from Labrys wisconsinensis contains the following coding sequences:
- the rhaS gene encoding rhamnose ABC transporter substrate-binding protein, with amino-acid sequence MSHQQSRRDALKLLAATALAGAAPLPFGQAQAAGNLRIAMVVKALGIGFFDACRDGGQEAVKELGNAELIYTGPTATTGEAQIQVIDGLIAQKVNAIAVSANDPDALVPVCKKALQRGIKVISFDSAVGPAGRIMHLNPSNNDLIGSKCVQMIAGTLHNEGEVAILSATTTSTNQNTWIEKMKVEWAKPDYAKMKLVATVYGDDLADKSYRETVALLKAHPNLKGIIAPTSVGIVAAAKAVVDNGLVGKVYVSGLGLPSEMKAAVLAGATDTFAIWNPIDLGYTATMIAAALVKGEATGKAGTVVKAGRMGDIKIGEGNEAAMADPFTFDKTNIEKFSKIF; translated from the coding sequence ATGAGTCATCAGCAATCGCGCCGCGACGCGCTGAAGCTGCTTGCCGCCACCGCCCTGGCGGGCGCGGCGCCGCTGCCCTTCGGCCAGGCGCAGGCCGCCGGCAACCTGCGCATCGCCATGGTGGTGAAGGCGCTCGGCATCGGCTTCTTCGACGCCTGCCGCGACGGCGGCCAGGAAGCGGTGAAGGAGCTCGGCAATGCCGAGCTGATCTATACCGGCCCGACGGCCACGACAGGCGAGGCGCAGATCCAGGTCATCGACGGCCTGATCGCCCAGAAGGTCAACGCCATCGCCGTCTCGGCCAACGACCCCGATGCGCTGGTGCCGGTGTGCAAGAAGGCGCTGCAGCGCGGCATCAAGGTGATCTCCTTCGATTCCGCCGTCGGCCCGGCCGGGCGCATCATGCACCTCAACCCGTCCAACAACGACCTCATCGGCTCCAAATGCGTGCAGATGATCGCCGGCACCCTGCACAATGAGGGCGAGGTCGCGATCCTCTCGGCCACCACGACCTCGACGAACCAGAACACCTGGATCGAGAAGATGAAGGTGGAATGGGCCAAACCCGACTATGCCAAGATGAAGCTGGTCGCAACCGTCTACGGCGACGACCTCGCCGACAAGAGCTATCGCGAGACCGTGGCCCTCCTGAAGGCCCATCCCAACCTCAAGGGCATCATCGCCCCGACCTCGGTCGGCATCGTCGCCGCCGCCAAGGCCGTGGTCGACAACGGGCTGGTCGGCAAGGTCTATGTCTCCGGCCTCGGCCTGCCCTCGGAGATGAAGGCGGCCGTGCTCGCCGGCGCCACCGACACCTTCGCCATCTGGAACCCGATCGACCTCGGCTACACCGCCACCATGATCGCCGCCGCCCTGGTCAAGGGCGAGGCCACCGGCAAGGCCGGCACCGTCGTCAAGGCCGGGCGCATGGGCGACATCAAGATCGGCGAGGGCAACGAGGCGGCCATGGCCGACCCCTTCACCTTCGACAAGACCAACATCGAGAAGTTCTCGAAGATCTTCTGA
- a CDS encoding sugar ABC transporter ATP-binding protein, with the protein MTSGSTLSLRPEAAGPAATPARPLLALEGVSKRFPGVRALSGVHLTLHAGEVTALLGENGAGKSTIVKILTGIYQPTEGTIRIDGEVRSFAGPRDAWAAGVTAIHQETVMFDELSVAENVFMGHMPAGQGRLVDWGAMRARTRELLTRLDCDIDPDTPLKALGVAQKHLVEIARALSHDARIVIMDEPTAALSAREIDDLFRIVDQLKREGRAILFISHKFEEIFRVADRWTCLRDGEHVGEGAIADATPAELVRLMVGRSIDQVFPKRAVPIGGVALEVEGLGNATEFADISFSLRQGEILGLYGLVGAGRSEVMQALFGITRPTRGQIRVNGEALAIASPADAIRAGIAYVPEDRQVQGAVLPFGVRENLTLASLARHARASFLSRRSELADTRRLGTRLSVKAASWDQKLQELSGGNQQKVVIAKWLATNPRIIILDEPTKGIDVGSKAAVHDFMVELAGEGLAVLLISSELPEVMGMADRILVMHEGRIVREFDRAAMDAAAIVTAATGGH; encoded by the coding sequence ATGACATCAGGGTCCACCCTGTCCCTTCGTCCGGAGGCGGCGGGACCGGCGGCCACGCCGGCCCGGCCGCTGCTGGCGCTCGAGGGCGTTTCCAAGCGCTTTCCCGGCGTGCGCGCCTTGAGCGGCGTCCACCTCACCCTGCATGCCGGCGAGGTGACGGCGCTGCTCGGCGAGAACGGCGCCGGCAAGTCGACCATCGTCAAGATCCTCACCGGCATCTACCAGCCGACCGAGGGCACCATCCGCATCGACGGCGAGGTGCGCAGCTTCGCCGGTCCGCGCGATGCCTGGGCCGCCGGCGTCACCGCCATCCACCAGGAGACGGTGATGTTCGACGAGCTTTCCGTCGCCGAGAACGTGTTCATGGGCCACATGCCCGCGGGCCAGGGCCGCCTGGTCGACTGGGGCGCCATGCGTGCCCGCACCCGCGAGCTCCTCACCCGGCTCGACTGCGACATCGACCCGGATACGCCGCTGAAGGCGCTCGGCGTCGCCCAGAAGCACCTGGTCGAGATCGCCCGTGCCCTGTCGCACGATGCGCGCATCGTCATCATGGACGAGCCGACCGCGGCGCTCTCGGCCCGCGAGATCGACGACCTCTTCCGCATCGTCGACCAGCTCAAGCGCGAGGGCCGCGCCATCCTGTTCATCTCGCACAAGTTCGAGGAGATCTTCCGCGTCGCCGACCGCTGGACCTGCCTGCGCGACGGCGAGCATGTCGGCGAGGGCGCCATCGCCGATGCGACGCCCGCCGAGCTGGTGCGCCTGATGGTCGGCCGCTCCATCGACCAGGTCTTCCCCAAGCGGGCGGTGCCGATCGGCGGCGTGGCGCTGGAGGTCGAGGGCCTCGGCAATGCCACCGAGTTCGCCGACATCTCCTTCTCCCTGCGCCAGGGCGAGATCCTCGGCCTCTACGGCCTGGTCGGCGCCGGGCGCTCGGAGGTGATGCAGGCGCTGTTCGGCATCACCCGGCCGACGCGCGGGCAGATCCGCGTCAACGGCGAGGCGCTCGCCATCGCGTCGCCCGCCGACGCCATCCGCGCCGGCATCGCCTATGTGCCGGAGGACCGGCAGGTGCAGGGCGCCGTGCTGCCCTTCGGCGTGCGTGAGAACCTCACCCTGGCGAGCCTGGCCCGCCATGCCCGCGCCTCCTTCCTGTCGCGCCGCTCCGAGCTCGCCGATACCCGCCGCCTCGGCACCCGCCTCTCCGTCAAGGCCGCCAGCTGGGACCAGAAGCTCCAGGAGCTCTCCGGCGGCAACCAGCAGAAGGTGGTCATCGCCAAATGGCTGGCGACCAACCCGAGGATCATCATCCTCGACGAGCCGACCAAGGGCATCGACGTCGGCTCCAAGGCGGCGGTGCACGACTTCATGGTCGAGCTCGCCGGCGAGGGCCTCGCCGTGCTGCTGATCTCGTCCGAGCTGCCGGAGGTGATGGGCATGGCCGACCGTATCCTGGTCATGCACGAGGGCCGCATCGTCAGGGAGTTCGACCGCGCCGCGATGGACGCCGCCGCCATCGTCACCGCGGCGACGGGAGGCCATTGA
- a CDS encoding ABC transporter permease: protein MTSLVRRYAREAALAAIIVAMVLAIGLRAPVFLTPGSLVGVATDTAILAMLALAQMCVILTRGIDLSVAANLALTGMIVALLQKAMPELPVAPILLAAVVIGTVLGFVNGALVAFVGIPPIVATLGTLAVYRGLVFVVGGGQWVMSDKMSPAFLDFPRGAVLGVPNLIWTAGLVAAAFALFLGRTRTGRALYAVGGNPVAARYCGIDPARQQLLVFTLSGAVAGLSGYLWVSRFGIAYTDVAVGYELTVIAACVIGGVSIGGGIGSVTGTLLGALFLGVVVNALPVINVSPFWQMAISGAVILAAVVVNARAEKRGGKLILPEARRAAAGGQP from the coding sequence ATGACTTCCCTCGTCCGCCGCTATGCCCGCGAGGCGGCGCTGGCCGCGATCATCGTGGCCATGGTCCTCGCCATCGGCCTGCGCGCGCCGGTGTTCCTGACGCCGGGAAGCCTCGTCGGCGTCGCCACCGACACCGCCATCCTCGCCATGCTCGCCCTGGCGCAGATGTGCGTCATCCTCACCCGCGGCATCGACCTGTCCGTCGCCGCCAACCTCGCCCTCACCGGCATGATCGTGGCCCTCCTGCAGAAGGCCATGCCGGAGCTGCCGGTCGCGCCGATCCTCCTCGCCGCCGTCGTCATCGGCACCGTCCTCGGCTTCGTCAACGGCGCCCTGGTGGCCTTCGTCGGCATCCCGCCGATCGTGGCGACGCTCGGCACGCTCGCCGTCTATCGCGGCCTGGTCTTCGTCGTCGGCGGCGGCCAATGGGTGATGTCCGACAAGATGAGCCCGGCCTTCCTCGACTTTCCCCGCGGCGCCGTCCTCGGCGTGCCCAACCTGATCTGGACCGCCGGCCTGGTCGCCGCCGCCTTCGCCCTGTTCCTCGGCCGCACCCGCACCGGCCGCGCGCTCTACGCGGTCGGCGGCAACCCGGTGGCCGCGCGCTATTGCGGCATCGATCCGGCGCGCCAGCAGCTGCTGGTCTTCACGCTCTCAGGCGCGGTGGCAGGCCTCTCCGGCTATCTGTGGGTGTCGCGCTTCGGCATCGCCTACACCGACGTCGCCGTCGGCTACGAGCTCACCGTCATCGCCGCCTGCGTCATCGGCGGCGTCTCGATCGGCGGCGGCATCGGCTCGGTCACGGGCACGCTGCTCGGCGCGCTGTTCCTCGGCGTGGTCGTCAACGCCCTGCCCGTCATCAACGTCTCGCCCTTCTGGCAGATGGCGATTTCCGGCGCGGTCATCCTCGCCGCCGTCGTCGTCAACGCCCGGGCCGAGAAGCGCGGCGGCAAGCTGATCTTGCCCGAGGCCCGCCGCGCCGCCGCCGGAGGCCAGCCATGA
- a CDS encoding ABC transporter permease: MTDVPAESLRYQVLDRAPLRWSDRLLRWETILVILLVAVVVFNTILSPYFLDLYNLSDTTQNFSEKAIVALGMALLILVREIDLSVAAIMALASLAMGLAMQAGAGPGTLVLIALAVGALCGAFNGLLVTAFGLPAIVVTIGTMSLYRGIAQVVLGDGAITTYPPEFTEWAQNFILDEPPLYLAFSLFLALAAVFAVVLHGTVWGRMLYAIGNNPVAARYSGIPVGRIRFILFVLTGLLAGLAAALLTARIGSTRPNLALGWELDIVTMVVLGGVSIAGGSGTIPGVVIAVFVLGLATFGLTLLNVPGIVINVVIGLLLVASIALPIIVRRLIARRP; the protein is encoded by the coding sequence ATGACCGACGTTCCCGCCGAGAGCCTGCGCTACCAGGTCCTCGACCGCGCTCCCCTTCGCTGGAGCGACCGGCTGCTGCGCTGGGAGACCATCCTCGTCATCCTGCTCGTCGCCGTGGTGGTGTTCAACACCATCCTGTCGCCCTACTTCCTCGACCTCTACAACCTCTCCGACACGACGCAGAACTTCTCCGAGAAGGCCATCGTCGCGCTCGGCATGGCGCTGCTGATCCTGGTGCGCGAGATCGACCTCTCCGTCGCCGCGATCATGGCGCTCGCCTCGCTCGCCATGGGCCTGGCCATGCAGGCCGGCGCCGGGCCGGGCACGCTGGTCCTGATCGCGCTTGCCGTCGGCGCGCTCTGCGGTGCCTTCAACGGGCTGCTCGTCACCGCTTTCGGCTTGCCGGCCATCGTCGTCACCATCGGCACCATGTCGCTCTATCGCGGCATCGCGCAGGTGGTGCTCGGCGACGGGGCCATCACCACCTATCCGCCCGAATTCACCGAGTGGGCGCAGAACTTCATCCTCGATGAGCCGCCGCTCTACCTCGCCTTCAGCCTGTTCCTGGCGCTGGCGGCGGTCTTCGCCGTGGTGCTGCACGGCACGGTCTGGGGCCGCATGCTCTATGCCATCGGCAACAACCCGGTGGCGGCGCGCTATTCCGGCATTCCCGTCGGGCGCATCCGTTTCATCCTGTTCGTGCTGACCGGGCTGCTCGCCGGCCTCGCCGCGGCCCTGCTCACCGCCCGCATCGGCTCGACCCGGCCGAATCTGGCGCTCGGCTGGGAGCTCGACATCGTCACCATGGTGGTGCTCGGCGGCGTTTCCATCGCCGGCGGCTCCGGCACCATCCCGGGCGTGGTCATCGCCGTCTTCGTGCTGGGCCTGGCGACCTTCGGCCTGACCTTGCTCAACGTGCCCGGCATCGTCATCAATGTGGTGATCGGCCTGTTGCTGGTCGCCTCGATCGCCCTGCCGATCATCGTCCGCCGCCTGATCGCGAGAAGACCCTGA
- the rhaM gene encoding L-rhamnose mutarotase — MQRYAFKMQLNPGMAAEYKRRHDAIWPELSALLTGAGIRNYSIHLDAETDILFAYLERREDHTMDALPSEPVMRRWWDHMRDIMAYNADGTPAAVPLAEMFHMD; from the coding sequence ATGCAGCGCTACGCCTTCAAGATGCAGCTCAACCCCGGCATGGCCGCCGAATACAAGCGCCGGCACGACGCGATCTGGCCGGAGCTCTCGGCCCTGCTCACGGGGGCCGGCATCCGCAACTATTCCATCCATCTCGACGCCGAGACCGACATCCTCTTCGCCTATCTCGAGCGGCGCGAGGACCACACCATGGACGCCCTGCCGTCCGAGCCGGTGATGCGGCGCTGGTGGGACCACATGCGCGACATCATGGCCTACAATGCCGACGGCACGCCCGCCGCCGTGCCGCTCGCCGAGATGTTCCACATGGACTGA
- a CDS encoding FGGY-family carbohydrate kinase yields the protein MPVTAVLDVGKTNVKLVIFAGARVLWQRSVPNAPLPGPPYPHADVELVWRFALEALREAAAACSVDALVVTTHGASAALVDDEGLVLPVMDYEFAGLDAMEPDYAPFRPPFAQTLSPPISGGLNYGKQVFYQETRHPQAFARARHLLMYPQYYAWRFTGIARNEVTSLGSHGDAWLPREGRPSSLVERRGWQRLLPPVVPAFSVIGPVKPEIAAATGLRPDVRVFAGAHDSNASILPHLLTIEPPFTVVSTGTWVVIMAVGASTDGLDPKRDSYSNVDVLGRPLPTAKFMGGREFAVILDGAPPQADAEDLAAVLAAGAMILPAFVPNGGPFEGRHGRIEGTLPDRPGARAAIATLYAALVTDFQLDVLGAARGPLPVEGSFAANPLYCAVLAALRPGQPVLLALDTAGTAFGASLLATWPQVPARPPLAEAAPLADAQALLRYRARWRAAVAGA from the coding sequence ATGCCCGTCACCGCCGTTCTCGATGTCGGCAAGACCAACGTCAAGCTCGTCATCTTCGCAGGGGCGCGCGTGCTCTGGCAGCGCTCCGTGCCCAACGCGCCGCTGCCCGGCCCGCCCTACCCCCATGCCGATGTCGAGCTGGTCTGGCGCTTCGCCCTCGAGGCGCTGCGCGAGGCCGCCGCGGCCTGTTCCGTCGACGCCCTGGTGGTGACCACGCACGGGGCGAGCGCCGCGCTGGTCGACGACGAGGGCCTGGTCCTGCCGGTCATGGACTATGAGTTCGCCGGCCTCGACGCCATGGAGCCGGACTACGCGCCCTTCCGCCCGCCCTTTGCGCAGACGCTGTCGCCGCCGATCTCCGGCGGCCTCAACTACGGCAAGCAGGTGTTCTACCAGGAGACCCGCCACCCGCAAGCCTTCGCCCGGGCCCGCCATCTCCTGATGTATCCGCAATATTATGCCTGGCGCTTCACCGGCATCGCCCGCAACGAGGTGACCTCGCTCGGCAGCCACGGCGACGCCTGGCTCCCCAGGGAGGGCCGCCCCTCCTCGCTGGTCGAGCGCCGCGGCTGGCAGCGGCTGCTGCCGCCGGTCGTTCCGGCCTTCTCGGTGATCGGGCCGGTGAAGCCGGAGATCGCGGCCGCCACGGGCCTGCGGCCGGACGTCCGGGTCTTCGCCGGCGCCCACGATTCCAACGCCTCGATCCTGCCGCACCTGCTCACCATCGAGCCGCCCTTCACCGTGGTCTCGACCGGCACCTGGGTGGTGATCATGGCGGTCGGCGCCTCCACGGACGGGCTCGATCCGAAGCGCGATTCCTATTCCAACGTCGACGTGCTCGGCCGCCCCCTGCCGACCGCCAAGTTCATGGGCGGGCGCGAATTCGCCGTGATCCTCGACGGCGCGCCGCCGCAGGCCGATGCCGAGGATCTCGCCGCCGTGCTGGCGGCGGGCGCGATGATCCTCCCCGCCTTCGTGCCGAACGGCGGGCCCTTCGAAGGGCGGCACGGCCGCATCGAGGGCACGCTGCCCGACCGGCCTGGGGCCCGGGCGGCAATCGCCACGCTCTATGCGGCGCTGGTCACCGACTTCCAGCTCGACGTGCTCGGCGCCGCGCGCGGACCGCTGCCGGTCGAGGGCAGCTTTGCCGCCAACCCGCTCTATTGCGCGGTGCTCGCGGCGCTTCGGCCGGGCCAGCCGGTGCTGCTGGCGCTCGACACCGCCGGCACGGCCTTCGGTGCCTCGCTGCTCGCCACCTGGCCGCAGGTTCCTGCCCGCCCGCCGCTGGCCGAGGCCGCGCCGCTGGCGGATGCGCAGGCGCTGCTGCGCTACCGCGCGCGCTGGCGGGCCGCCGTCGCCGGCGCCTGA